In the genome of Halobacterium noricense, one region contains:
- a CDS encoding glycosyltransferase family 4 protein — protein MANTILIDASPLSGGITGAGRYAYELLDVLVSMDSEFEFQLIVPDEKDRSWDINHWDRYERVTFVKMNETSVGPKRQLSYALSSFDYDLFHSLSSLAPLFMRGKMVTTIHDLKHFNGGTFLKGFSNTKNKYIKTVMKQSMKRSDQILAVSEHTKSDIQDIANIPSESITVSPLGPGNEVLKVDEKPPIDSPYLFFIGSIRPHKNLDALLEAFEMLSRTYSHDDLQLVIAGGDYNGHTQELQSGLSSQQQEKVHFIGKISDRELAVWYTHTRVFVYPSLYEGFGLPPLEAMGYGVPVAVSNRTSIPEVVGDAGVYFDPTDSENMADTIDEILSSQSWRAELSKKSKYRYQQFTWETTAEKTLEAYDAVLN, from the coding sequence ATGGCCAACACTATTCTCATCGATGCAAGTCCGCTTAGTGGCGGGATTACTGGTGCTGGAAGATATGCGTACGAGCTACTAGATGTACTGGTTTCGATGGATAGTGAGTTCGAATTTCAACTTATAGTCCCCGACGAGAAGGATCGATCGTGGGATATCAATCACTGGGACCGGTATGAACGAGTTACGTTTGTGAAGATGAATGAGACGAGTGTGGGGCCGAAGCGACAACTGAGTTATGCACTCTCCTCGTTCGATTATGACTTGTTTCATTCCCTCTCGTCTCTGGCTCCGCTGTTCATGCGAGGAAAAATGGTAACGACGATTCATGACCTCAAACATTTTAACGGCGGAACTTTTCTAAAGGGATTTAGTAATACTAAGAATAAATATATAAAAACTGTGATGAAACAGAGTATGAAGCGCTCGGACCAAATCCTTGCAGTGTCTGAGCATACGAAGTCCGACATACAAGATATCGCGAATATCCCCTCCGAGTCAATAACTGTCTCTCCGCTCGGACCAGGGAATGAGGTTCTGAAAGTTGATGAGAAGCCCCCGATTGACTCACCATATTTATTCTTTATAGGATCTATTCGTCCACATAAAAACCTCGATGCACTACTTGAAGCCTTTGAAATGTTGTCACGCACCTATAGTCACGACGATCTTCAATTAGTGATCGCAGGGGGTGATTACAACGGCCACACGCAAGAATTGCAATCGGGATTATCAAGCCAGCAGCAAGAGAAGGTTCATTTTATCGGAAAAATAAGTGACCGAGAACTCGCAGTCTGGTACACCCATACCCGAGTATTCGTGTATCCATCGTTGTACGAAGGGTTCGGATTACCCCCACTCGAGGCAATGGGCTACGGCGTTCCTGTCGCCGTCTCCAACCGGACATCAATTCCCGAGGTTGTCGGGGATGCAGGTGTCTATTTTGACCCCACAGATTCGGAGAATATGGCAGATACTATTGATGAAATACTGAGCTCGCAATCGTGGAGAGCGGAACTGTCAAAGAAATCTAAATATCGGTATCAACAATTCACGTGGGAAACTACAGCAGAAAAGACGCTAGAAGCATATGATGCTGTGCTTAACTGA
- a CDS encoding glycosyltransferase family 39 protein, which yields MSIPLIAVLTAGISVVSYQLQNYLLTTITGAFLFRLAFIIVDSVVGFLPTVPISSGHNRRAIDLATAWSNGQFVGALGDVTTMRIVMAHLLAPFYVVLGHSPVVGRIGIALVSLLVGYLVFKLARHVTDYRTSVLAASIVLFWPTIVYRSVVIQREVVLVVVMLTFLWAAVQWLDSVTLRTAAIAFLATAATFALRRENLVLIVAMVGFVSLVKSRDKPYLTGLTLLSVPFLAFFALNFETFTGHGSTLSPAALESFAYGRAHGDAVYLMGLHYDTWLDIILYAPMKVLYFLFTPFPWHIQSVTELFVGMSALALLVATLFVRRGIAILHDRPYYLGLLLSYFLTGVVTYSIIEMNYGAAVRRRIQFIPILLLLAVVGLSNVEFDVRWPTR from the coding sequence GTGTCAATCCCACTAATCGCCGTACTCACTGCTGGAATCAGCGTCGTCTCCTACCAACTACAGAACTACCTCCTGACTACCATCACAGGAGCGTTCCTATTCCGACTCGCGTTTATTATCGTTGATTCCGTTGTCGGGTTTCTCCCGACTGTCCCAATCTCTTCAGGTCATAACCGACGTGCAATCGACCTCGCAACCGCGTGGTCGAACGGCCAGTTCGTCGGCGCTCTCGGCGACGTAACGACGATGCGCATCGTGATGGCGCATTTGCTCGCACCGTTTTACGTCGTCCTAGGTCACTCACCCGTCGTTGGCCGTATCGGTATCGCGCTCGTCAGTCTCCTCGTCGGGTATCTCGTCTTCAAGCTCGCACGCCACGTTACCGACTACCGGACCTCCGTACTCGCCGCCTCGATCGTCCTCTTCTGGCCGACGATTGTCTATCGATCGGTCGTGATTCAGCGCGAGGTCGTTCTCGTCGTCGTGATGCTGACGTTCCTGTGGGCCGCAGTACAATGGCTCGACTCCGTTACACTCCGGACCGCCGCAATCGCATTCCTCGCGACTGCGGCTACCTTTGCGCTCCGCAGGGAAAACCTCGTCCTGATCGTCGCGATGGTCGGGTTCGTCAGCCTCGTCAAGAGCCGCGATAAGCCCTACCTCACAGGACTCACACTCCTTTCCGTCCCGTTCCTCGCGTTCTTCGCCCTCAATTTCGAGACGTTCACCGGCCACGGCTCCACGCTCTCCCCTGCGGCACTCGAATCGTTCGCGTACGGCCGTGCTCACGGTGACGCCGTGTACCTGATGGGACTCCACTACGACACTTGGCTGGACATTATCCTTTACGCACCAATGAAGGTTCTGTACTTCCTGTTCACGCCGTTCCCGTGGCATATCCAGAGCGTCACAGAACTGTTCGTCGGCATGAGCGCTCTCGCACTCCTCGTCGCGACCCTGTTCGTCCGGCGAGGTATCGCGATACTCCACGACAGGCCGTACTACCTCGGACTCCTTCTCTCATACTTCCTGACCGGCGTCGTCACGTACTCGATCATCGAGATGAACTACGGCGCTGCTGTCCGTCGACGAATTCAGTTCATCCCGATCCTCCTCCTCCTCGCCGTCGTCGGACTCTCAAACGTCGAATTCGACGTTCGATGGCCGACACGATGA
- a CDS encoding sulfatase family protein — MTNVLFLVVDSLRYDAVAANEFDTQTLDALAEEGVSFSRCFAQGISTAPSMTAMLTGRYPLDYGGHWYLEESQPTMAEQFQRNGYTTGAIHSNPNVSRLRNFDRGFDTFEENILPYDPDGLVDNAPDSLLRYANKAARILRRTPYLPAEKVNRSLAEWIGSTDEPWFLWTQYMDVHGPYLPGGDFGYRNKFRAERLWRKAAVNAPDEITPDEHDELWTNYRKEVEYLDREIGNFLDTLEERGELEDTAIVVVGDHGDEFDEHGLYGHKNLPYDELTRVPLLIRFPDSAPIDQPTTVDSMVRTIDILPTLLDLADADYSTEMAERLEGESLLPVINGESPTYDAAVTEKEVRGEDYLRIGFRTDRWKYLYDGKTDDQYLYDLADDPKETNDVADQHPETVERFRERLNDRFERIKETSEDVEVPDIDDDEAVEERLKALGYK, encoded by the coding sequence ATGACCAACGTCCTCTTTCTCGTCGTCGATTCCTTACGCTACGACGCCGTCGCCGCCAACGAGTTCGACACGCAGACCCTCGACGCGCTCGCCGAGGAGGGCGTCTCGTTCTCGCGGTGTTTCGCCCAAGGAATCAGCACCGCGCCGTCGATGACGGCGATGCTCACCGGCCGCTACCCGCTCGACTACGGCGGCCACTGGTACCTCGAGGAATCGCAGCCGACGATGGCCGAACAGTTCCAGCGGAACGGCTACACCACGGGCGCGATCCACTCGAACCCCAACGTCTCTCGCCTGCGGAACTTCGACCGCGGGTTCGACACGTTCGAGGAGAACATCCTTCCCTACGACCCGGACGGACTCGTGGACAACGCGCCGGACTCGCTGCTCCGATACGCGAACAAGGCCGCTCGCATCCTTCGACGCACGCCGTACCTCCCGGCGGAGAAAGTGAACCGGAGTCTCGCGGAGTGGATCGGTTCGACCGACGAGCCCTGGTTCCTCTGGACGCAGTACATGGACGTCCACGGTCCGTATCTCCCGGGCGGCGACTTCGGGTACCGGAACAAGTTCCGCGCCGAGCGCCTCTGGCGGAAAGCCGCCGTGAATGCTCCGGACGAGATTACACCTGACGAGCACGACGAACTCTGGACGAACTATCGCAAGGAAGTCGAGTATCTCGACCGGGAAATCGGGAACTTCCTCGACACGCTCGAAGAACGCGGCGAGCTCGAAGACACTGCCATCGTCGTCGTCGGCGACCACGGGGACGAGTTCGACGAGCACGGCCTGTACGGGCACAAGAATCTCCCGTACGACGAACTCACGCGAGTCCCGCTGCTGATTCGGTTCCCGGATTCAGCTCCCATCGACCAGCCGACGACTGTCGATTCGATGGTCCGCACCATCGACATCCTCCCGACGTTGCTCGATCTCGCCGACGCCGACTACTCGACTGAGATGGCCGAACGTCTCGAAGGCGAATCACTCCTCCCGGTCATTAACGGAGAGAGTCCGACTTACGACGCCGCCGTCACGGAGAAAGAGGTCCGGGGCGAGGACTACCTCCGTATCGGGTTCCGGACCGACCGCTGGAAGTACCTCTACGACGGCAAAACCGACGATCAGTATCTCTACGACCTCGCGGACGATCCGAAAGAAACGAACGATGTGGCAGATCAGCATCCGGAAACAGTAGAGCGATTCCGCGAACGCTTGAACGACCGATTCGAGAGGATAAAAGAGACCTCTGAGGACGTCGAAGTTCCGGACATCGACGACGACGAAGCCGTAGAAGAACGTCTCAAGGCACTCGGATACAAGTGA
- a CDS encoding polysaccharide deacetylase family protein — protein MSDDTGVFTISLDTELAWGTFDKGNVERYEEAYRNMPEVIDRLCDLFDKYEIPATWAVVSHLLEDCDGDHSDRTSPDFEWVDDWFGELPCASGMDKDLWYAPWLIDRIQDCETEQEIGLHGSTHMQLGADGCSRQHAEEEIGAAVETLRAHGVESKSFVFPRNDVGHVDVLREHGIEAYRGVDARWYERASVPSAVKPPLRFADEAIRGTPPVVEPVERDGVVEVPGSQVFRPSYDGWQYAPGESSVARAKKGLRRAARTGGVFHLWFHPFNLGHEPEQDLERLERVLAGVRDFVDRGELECRPLKSVSPGRQ, from the coding sequence ATGAGCGACGACACGGGCGTGTTCACGATCTCGCTGGACACCGAACTCGCGTGGGGAACGTTCGACAAGGGGAACGTCGAGCGGTACGAGGAAGCGTATCGGAACATGCCGGAGGTCATCGACCGGCTCTGCGACTTGTTCGACAAGTACGAGATTCCCGCGACGTGGGCGGTCGTCTCCCACCTGCTGGAGGACTGTGACGGCGACCACAGCGACCGGACGTCGCCGGACTTCGAGTGGGTCGACGACTGGTTCGGCGAGCTGCCGTGCGCGAGTGGGATGGACAAAGACCTGTGGTACGCGCCGTGGCTGATTGACCGAATTCAGGACTGCGAGACGGAGCAGGAAATCGGGCTGCACGGGTCGACGCACATGCAACTGGGCGCCGACGGCTGTTCGCGGCAGCACGCCGAAGAGGAGATTGGAGCTGCCGTGGAGACGCTTCGCGCGCACGGCGTGGAGTCGAAGAGCTTCGTGTTCCCGCGGAACGACGTCGGACACGTGGACGTGCTCCGCGAGCACGGAATCGAGGCTTATCGCGGCGTGGACGCGCGCTGGTACGAGCGTGCGTCTGTGCCGAGTGCGGTGAAGCCGCCACTACGGTTCGCCGACGAAGCAATTCGGGGAACACCTCCCGTGGTCGAGCCAGTGGAACGCGATGGCGTGGTCGAGGTCCCAGGGTCGCAAGTGTTCCGGCCCTCGTACGACGGCTGGCAGTACGCGCCAGGCGAGAGTAGTGTTGCGCGAGCGAAAAAGGGGCTTCGGCGTGCGGCTCGTACGGGTGGCGTGTTCCACCTGTGGTTCCACCCGTTCAATCTGGGGCACGAACCCGAGCAGGACCTGGAACGGTTAGAGCGCGTATTAGCGGGAGTGCGTGACTTCGTCGATAGGGGGGAACTGGAATGTCGACCGTTGAAGAGTGTATCGCCGGGCCGTCAGTAG
- a CDS encoding alkaline phosphatase family protein — translation MTTVVLGLDGGCFELIQPWIGDGSLSNFATLTTDGTSTDMQSCLPPVTCPNWQCYATGTNPGKLGVFWWEAVDEDERKIENRSAAGDFDGTHYWRFLDGDAAVVNLPTSYPPLEVDGIHVAGGPGAEQTGYTYPESLEENLEEKYDYAVHPEKMSLLSGDDPDNDCVPEIYNLIDSRFDVLEDELESGEYELVHVTVFYLNVLQHFYWDMDVVKQAWEKIDERVGRLLEMDEVDHFVVMSDHGSNEIETTFRINTWLEQHGYLQTESGVSDYLHKAGITQERVRPVLAKLGVEWWTRRLLPERVQMLLPDEEGSVDKSAKGDVIDWERSQAVASGQGPVYVLADDPTEREQIVNELIADLEGLTDEAGNAVFDQVLRGEDVYNGPHTGRGPDVVLDQAAGVHIEGKIGNDDVFGEPSKWHGENKDTGMFIGYGPDIDETAALSDMHILDIAPTLLHLHGEDVPERMDGEVRRNLFDAESEPANRDVSRVDVDVGSADSQTVERDVTDRLEDLGYME, via the coding sequence ATGACGACGGTCGTACTCGGGCTAGACGGGGGCTGTTTCGAGTTGATCCAGCCGTGGATCGGCGACGGGTCACTCTCCAACTTCGCTACGCTGACCACAGACGGCACGTCGACGGACATGCAGAGCTGCCTCCCGCCGGTGACGTGTCCGAACTGGCAGTGCTACGCGACCGGGACGAACCCAGGGAAGCTCGGCGTGTTCTGGTGGGAAGCCGTCGACGAGGACGAACGGAAGATAGAGAACCGGAGTGCAGCTGGCGACTTCGACGGTACGCACTACTGGCGCTTCCTCGACGGCGACGCCGCGGTCGTGAACCTCCCCACGTCGTACCCGCCCCTAGAGGTCGACGGGATTCACGTCGCCGGTGGCCCTGGCGCCGAACAGACCGGCTACACGTACCCCGAATCGCTGGAGGAAAACCTGGAAGAGAAGTACGACTACGCCGTCCACCCGGAGAAGATGTCGCTGCTGTCCGGCGACGACCCGGACAATGACTGCGTCCCCGAAATCTACAACCTGATCGACTCGCGGTTCGATGTCCTCGAAGACGAACTCGAGAGTGGCGAGTACGAGCTCGTCCACGTGACCGTGTTCTACCTGAACGTGCTCCAGCACTTCTACTGGGACATGGACGTCGTGAAGCAGGCGTGGGAGAAAATCGACGAGCGCGTCGGCCGGCTGCTGGAGATGGACGAGGTCGATCACTTCGTCGTGATGTCCGACCACGGCTCAAACGAAATCGAGACGACCTTCCGCATCAATACGTGGCTGGAACAGCACGGCTACCTGCAGACAGAGTCGGGTGTCAGCGACTACCTCCACAAGGCGGGGATTACGCAGGAACGCGTCCGGCCGGTGCTCGCGAAGCTCGGTGTGGAGTGGTGGACCCGGCGACTGCTCCCGGAGCGCGTACAGATGCTGCTTCCCGACGAGGAAGGTTCGGTCGACAAGAGCGCGAAAGGCGACGTCATCGACTGGGAGCGCTCGCAGGCGGTCGCGAGCGGCCAGGGACCCGTGTACGTGCTCGCCGACGACCCCACAGAGCGCGAGCAAATCGTCAACGAGCTGATTGCCGACCTAGAAGGGCTCACTGACGAGGCCGGGAACGCGGTGTTCGACCAAGTGCTGCGCGGCGAGGACGTGTACAACGGCCCACACACTGGCCGCGGTCCGGACGTGGTGCTCGACCAGGCTGCCGGCGTCCACATCGAGGGGAAGATTGGGAACGACGACGTGTTCGGCGAGCCGAGCAAGTGGCACGGCGAGAACAAGGACACGGGGATGTTCATCGGATACGGGCCGGACATCGACGAGACGGCGGCGCTATCGGACATGCACATTCTCGACATCGCGCCGACACTGCTCCACCTCCACGGCGAGGACGTACCGGAGCGAATGGATGGCGAGGTCCGTCGTAACCTCTTCGACGCGGAGTCGGAGCCGGCAAACCGAGACGTCTCGCGCGTCGACGTGGACGTGGGCAGCGCTGATTCACAGACTGTCGAGCGCGACGTGACCGACCGACTGGAAGACCTCGGGTACATGGAATAG
- a CDS encoding glycosyltransferase family 4 protein: MTGSERPRVFHLITRLLKGGAEAKTIATVQGLDDYEFTVGYGAEYDQAQVDLLERDGVETKRFPLIRHYNPVTTVPAVLSLARYLRRENFDIVHTHSTEAGIIGRFAAALAGVPNIVHTVHGVPFADDRSSSLNRFVLACERQAATYTDCIVTNADVIADDYLERGIGRPKQYTTVYSGVDLDAFADAQPADDLPGERPRIVMVGRLAGGKGHEVLLDAVESLGDFQGSVCIVGDGPLYDSLAAAVEDRGLANQVFLTGFRDDVPRVLAASDVLVLPSFREGTPRVITEAMASGLPVVATDIAGIPEQVADGENGYLIPTGDSEALADRLERLLADEELREQMGARGLERADRFSVATMVEELDGLYEELLAE, translated from the coding sequence ATGACCGGTAGCGAGCGGCCGCGAGTCTTCCATCTGATTACGCGCCTGCTGAAGGGTGGTGCCGAAGCGAAGACCATCGCGACCGTACAGGGACTCGACGACTACGAGTTCACCGTCGGGTACGGCGCGGAGTACGACCAAGCGCAGGTCGACTTACTGGAGCGCGACGGCGTCGAGACGAAGCGCTTCCCGCTGATTCGCCACTACAATCCCGTGACGACAGTCCCCGCTGTGCTGTCGCTGGCGCGGTACCTCCGACGCGAGAACTTCGACATCGTGCACACGCACAGCACAGAAGCCGGCATCATCGGGCGCTTCGCGGCGGCACTGGCTGGCGTGCCGAACATCGTACATACTGTACATGGTGTGCCGTTCGCCGACGACCGCAGCAGCTCGTTGAATCGCTTCGTGCTTGCCTGTGAGCGGCAGGCTGCGACGTACACGGACTGTATCGTCACGAACGCGGACGTCATCGCTGACGACTATCTGGAGCGCGGCATCGGTCGGCCAAAGCAGTACACGACCGTCTACAGCGGCGTGGACCTGGACGCGTTCGCGGACGCACAGCCTGCGGATGATTTACCCGGGGAGCGGCCGCGCATCGTCATGGTCGGGCGGCTCGCCGGCGGCAAAGGTCACGAGGTATTACTGGACGCCGTAGAGTCGTTGGGTGACTTCCAGGGGTCAGTCTGCATCGTCGGCGACGGGCCGCTGTACGACTCGCTGGCCGCGGCGGTCGAGGACCGTGGGTTGGCCAATCAGGTGTTCCTCACCGGCTTCCGGGACGACGTCCCGCGCGTGCTCGCGGCGAGCGACGTGCTCGTGTTGCCGTCGTTCCGCGAAGGGACGCCCCGAGTGATTACGGAAGCGATGGCGAGCGGGTTGCCCGTCGTGGCTACTGACATCGCAGGGATTCCCGAGCAAGTTGCGGACGGTGAGAACGGGTATCTGATTCCGACTGGAGATTCAGAGGCGTTAGCCGACCGGCTGGAGCGGCTGCTGGCGGACGAGGAATTGCGTGAACAGATGGGTGCGCGTGGACTAGAGCGTGCTGACCGGTTCTCCGTCGCGACGATGGTCGAGGAGCTGGACGGGCTGTACGAGGAGTTGCTGGCAGAATAG
- a CDS encoding nucleotide sugar dehydrogenase, which produces MEGKQTRVGVVGLGYVGLPLALAMHDAGYDVVGVDVDPDKVERLRSGESTVNDITDDEVAEASLNGLTFTTDYDQLADADGVSICVPTPLRKTDTPDLSYVLDAAERLAPVVDDCTVVLESTVYPGATKEAVADVLAENGTDIGEDIYLAFSPERIDPGNEEYGPTDIPKVLGGVTPECGDRAEALYAPVFDKVVRVDSSTEAELVKLLENTFRAVNIGLINELAQIAHELDVDIWNAIEAAETKPFGFMPFYPGPGLGGHCIPIDPFYLSWKADQHGVDTRFIDLADTVNREMPQHVVQRVVEQLNDRGTALSNANVLVIGAAYKPDVSDVRESPAIDIITELDDWNATVDYHDPHVPELDIGAATYESVPLTDGRLNDADCVIIVTDHSTLDVDRLVDESTLLFDARNATSHRDDDHVVRL; this is translated from the coding sequence ATGGAAGGCAAGCAGACGCGTGTCGGCGTAGTCGGCCTCGGATACGTCGGCCTCCCGCTGGCGCTTGCGATGCACGACGCAGGCTACGATGTCGTCGGCGTCGACGTCGACCCGGACAAGGTCGAACGACTCCGCAGTGGCGAATCAACGGTCAACGACATCACTGACGACGAAGTCGCCGAAGCCTCGCTCAATGGCCTGACGTTCACTACCGACTACGACCAGCTCGCGGACGCCGACGGCGTCTCGATCTGCGTGCCGACGCCGCTCCGGAAGACGGACACGCCAGATCTCTCGTATGTCCTCGACGCTGCCGAACGACTCGCACCAGTCGTCGACGACTGCACGGTCGTCCTCGAAAGCACCGTCTACCCGGGCGCAACCAAGGAGGCCGTCGCCGACGTACTCGCCGAGAACGGGACGGACATCGGTGAGGACATCTATCTCGCGTTCTCACCTGAGCGCATCGACCCCGGCAACGAGGAGTACGGCCCCACGGACATCCCGAAAGTCCTCGGCGGCGTCACGCCGGAGTGTGGTGACCGTGCGGAAGCGCTCTACGCGCCCGTCTTCGACAAGGTCGTCCGCGTCGATTCCTCAACGGAAGCCGAACTCGTCAAACTCCTCGAAAACACGTTCCGCGCGGTGAACATCGGCCTCATCAACGAACTCGCGCAAATCGCCCACGAACTCGACGTCGACATCTGGAACGCCATCGAAGCCGCCGAGACGAAGCCGTTCGGCTTCATGCCGTTCTACCCCGGCCCCGGCCTGGGCGGCCACTGCATCCCCATCGACCCATTCTACCTCTCCTGGAAGGCCGACCAGCACGGCGTCGACACGCGCTTTATCGACCTCGCGGACACAGTCAACCGCGAGATGCCCCAGCACGTCGTCCAACGTGTCGTCGAACAACTCAACGACCGCGGCACCGCGCTGTCGAACGCGAATGTCCTCGTTATCGGCGCCGCCTACAAGCCCGATGTCTCGGACGTCCGCGAGTCCCCGGCAATCGACATCATTACCGAACTCGACGACTGGAACGCAACTGTCGACTACCACGACCCGCACGTGCCCGAACTCGACATCGGTGCAGCGACCTACGAATCGGTCCCCTTGACTGACGGCCGCCTCAACGATGCGGATTGCGTTATCATCGTCACGGATCACTCAACGCTGGATGTCGACCGACTCGTCGACGAGTCGACGCTCCTGTTCGACGCCCGGAATGCGACCAGCCACCGGGACGACGACCACGTCGTCCGGCTTTGA
- a CDS encoding SDR family oxidoreductase has product MPTALVTGVAGFIGPNLADALLDRGYDVRGIDNFETGREQNLESLHADDDFTFHEADIRDAETIADVTEGVDYVFHQAAVPSVPRSVEDPVTSTDANCTGTATVLDAARKADVDTAVVASSSSIYGSTEQLPKVEAMTEQPESPYALSKYYTEKLALQFSDLYDIDTAALRYFNIFGPRQDPNGEYAAVIPKFISLLLDGERPVIYGDGEQSRDFTFIDNAVQANILAAESDVTGEAFNVGTGGRVTINELVDALNDILGTDIDPVYDDPRPGDVRHSHADISKAEELLGYDPDVGFADGLEATIPYYR; this is encoded by the coding sequence ATGCCCACCGCACTCGTTACCGGCGTCGCGGGGTTCATCGGGCCGAACCTCGCTGACGCGCTACTCGACCGCGGCTACGACGTTCGCGGCATCGACAACTTCGAAACCGGCCGCGAACAGAATCTCGAATCCCTGCATGCGGACGACGACTTCACCTTCCATGAGGCAGATATCCGAGACGCCGAAACTATCGCCGACGTCACCGAGGGCGTCGACTACGTGTTCCATCAGGCAGCCGTTCCATCGGTCCCGCGCAGCGTCGAGGACCCCGTCACCAGTACGGACGCCAACTGTACGGGAACGGCAACGGTCCTAGATGCTGCCCGCAAGGCCGACGTCGACACCGCTGTCGTTGCGTCCTCCTCGTCGATCTATGGCTCGACAGAACAGCTCCCGAAAGTTGAAGCGATGACCGAACAGCCCGAGTCCCCGTACGCCCTTTCGAAGTACTACACGGAGAAGCTCGCGCTCCAGTTCAGCGACCTCTACGACATTGATACGGCCGCACTCCGCTATTTCAACATCTTCGGCCCACGCCAGGACCCCAACGGCGAGTACGCTGCAGTCATCCCGAAGTTCATCTCGCTGCTGCTGGATGGTGAACGTCCCGTCATCTACGGTGACGGCGAACAGTCCCGTGACTTCACGTTCATCGACAACGCCGTTCAAGCGAATATTCTCGCCGCGGAGAGCGACGTGACTGGCGAAGCGTTCAACGTCGGCACCGGCGGCCGCGTTACAATCAACGAACTCGTCGACGCGCTCAACGACATTCTCGGCACTGACATCGACCCCGTCTACGACGACCCACGCCCGGGCGACGTTCGACACTCCCACGCCGACATCTCGAAAGCCGAAGAACTCCTGGGGTACGACCCGGACGTCGGCTTTGCGGACGGGCTTGAGGCAACGATTCCGTACTACCGCTAG
- a CDS encoding DUF4330 family protein has protein sequence MELLDDDGNLFGVVNVVDALVVLFVLAVVAAGAAFVLQPDPEPAPEPELATTNATLDLGTQPSYIVEEIEAGDTYSPAGNTDLRITDVHLTPQNGDTRVILGVNLRGTVSGDTIDYNGAPPRVGRSLTIQTSIYQVSGTLRDLGSGPETTTTDVVVEDTVSTETATAIQTGDTYTLGGTDIATVESVTAYGTDNPDRKRVLVGLSLATLQDDGDVRFGGTTVREGTTIPFQTSEYSLTGSIQRVGATNPQGETATRTMTLQLEDVPPAKADSIHTGLTETVRGTTIADITDVDREAATVILTSRDGNIYERNHPVNQDLTLTADLTIRETATGVTFKGRTIQQGSNVTLDLGTTTVHATVVST, from the coding sequence ATGGAGTTGCTTGACGACGACGGCAATCTCTTCGGCGTCGTCAACGTCGTCGACGCGCTCGTCGTCCTCTTCGTCCTCGCGGTGGTCGCCGCGGGCGCCGCGTTCGTCCTCCAACCCGACCCCGAACCCGCACCCGAACCAGAGCTCGCAACGACGAACGCAACCCTGGACCTCGGCACGCAACCGAGCTACATCGTCGAGGAAATCGAAGCCGGCGACACGTACTCGCCGGCCGGGAACACCGACCTCCGAATCACTGACGTCCACCTCACGCCACAGAACGGCGACACGCGCGTCATCCTCGGCGTCAATCTCCGCGGTACCGTCTCCGGTGACACGATTGACTACAACGGCGCGCCGCCACGCGTCGGCCGCAGTCTCACCATCCAGACCTCGATCTACCAGGTTTCGGGAACGCTCCGCGACCTCGGCTCTGGTCCTGAAACAACCACGACCGACGTGGTCGTTGAAGACACCGTGAGCACCGAGACAGCGACCGCCATCCAGACGGGCGACACGTACACGCTTGGCGGCACCGATATCGCAACCGTCGAATCTGTCACCGCCTACGGTACGGACAACCCCGACCGCAAGCGCGTACTCGTCGGTCTCTCCCTTGCCACGCTCCAGGACGACGGCGACGTACGCTTTGGCGGCACTACTGTCCGTGAGGGAACGACAATTCCCTTCCAGACGAGCGAGTACTCGCTCACCGGCTCCATCCAACGCGTTGGAGCCACCAACCCCCAGGGGGAGACGGCAACACGCACGATGACCCTCCAGTTGGAGGACGTCCCGCCAGCCAAAGCAGACAGCATCCACACGGGGCTGACCGAAACCGTCCGCGGCACCACCATCGCCGACATCACGGACGTCGACCGCGAGGCTGCGACGGTCATCCTCACGAGCCGCGACGGCAACATCTACGAGCGCAACCACCCCGTGAACCAGGACCTCACGCTCACCGCCGACCTCACCATCCGCGAAACCGCCACCGGCGTGACGTTCAAAGGCCGGACGATTCAGCAAGGGAGTAACGTCACACTCGACCTTGGAACGACGACCGTCCACGCAACCGTCGTTTCAACGTAG